The Episyrphus balteatus chromosome 4, idEpiBalt1.1, whole genome shotgun sequence genome includes a window with the following:
- the LOC129919742 gene encoding uncharacterized protein LOC129919742 yields MNQEIQQEISEIENVSEFNTLINIRELEQNHRYPIMGIKKVQTKFGEKLVVDLGGHDIFLPARYNKLSEKTIQSIHSQTATFCIIYKGPFGRSVKLEITKFLP; encoded by the exons ATGAATCAAGAAATCCAACAAGAAATTTCAGAAATTGAAAACGTATCTGAATTCAATACTCTTATTAATATAAGAGAGTTAGAACAAAATCATAGATATCCAATTATGGGCATCAAAAAAGTGCAAACTAAATTTGGAGAAAAGCTGGTTGTAGATCTGGGTGGACACGAT ATATTCCTTCCAGCACGATACAACAAGCTATCTGAAAAAACCATTCAATCTATTCATTCGCAGACAGCaacattttgtattatttacaaAGGCCCCTTTGGACGATCAGTGAAATTAGAAATTACAAAATTCCTTCCATaa